In a single window of the Elaeis guineensis isolate ETL-2024a chromosome 6, EG11, whole genome shotgun sequence genome:
- the LOC105047128 gene encoding signal peptidase complex subunit 1 produces MDWEGQKRSEIFMLISLVVFGVVAFGVGYAIGSFQIMMLIYGSGVVLTALITVPNWPFFNRHPLKWLDPSEADRHPKPQVNTAAPKKKASKQK; encoded by the coding sequence ATGGATTGGGAAGGACAGAAGCGCTCggagatttttatgctgatttCGCTGGTAGTCTTCGGCGTTGTTGCTTTCGGAGTCGGGTATGCGATCGGCTCCTTCCAGATTATGATGCTTATCTATGGTTCTGGAGTTGTCCTGACTGCATTGATTACGGTACCCAATTGGCCCTTTTTCAATCGCCACCCGCTGAAATGGTTGGACCCGAGCGAGGCCGATCGCCACCCGAAGCCGCAGGTGAACACtgcagctccgaagaagaaggcaTCCAAGCAAAAGTAG